Proteins encoded by one window of Pseudonocardia alni:
- a CDS encoding Rv2175c family DNA-binding protein codes for MNESLPAAVTEETLSVAEVADRLSIPVSRVHQLVRDGQLLSFKNGHDVVVPTALLDDDGVVRGLPGTIVVLRDGGYDDDAILSWLFTEEESLSGAPITALRAGRHKEIKRRAQAMAF; via the coding sequence GTGAACGAGTCCCTCCCCGCCGCGGTCACCGAGGAGACGCTGAGCGTCGCCGAGGTGGCCGACCGCCTGTCGATCCCCGTCTCCCGGGTCCACCAGCTCGTCCGCGACGGTCAGCTCCTGTCGTTCAAGAACGGGCACGACGTCGTCGTCCCGACCGCGCTGCTCGACGACGACGGTGTCGTGCGCGGGTTGCCGGGCACGATCGTCGTCCTCCGCGACGGCGGCTACGACGACGACGCCATCCTGAGCTGGCTGTTCACCGAGGAGGAGTCGCTCTCCGGTGCTCCGATCACCGCGCTGCGCGCGGGTCGGCACAAGGAGATCAAGCGCCGCGCCCAGGCCATGGCCTTCTGA
- the pknB gene encoding Stk1 family PASTA domain-containing Ser/Thr kinase gives MSSPSGPADPGIPGGAGRLAADGPGEVLLDGRYRVGPVLARGGMSTVHHGTDTRLERAVAIKVMDPRMAGDHAFRTRFDREARLAARIDHPCVVAVYDRGTVPAGPLGEASLFVVMELVDGGTLRDVLRARGALGLPAAVRVLEPVLAGLARAHRLGMVHRDVKPENVLISSGGEVKVADFGLLTAAAEAGVSHAGMILGTMAYLSPEQVVSGRADGRSDVYAAGVVLYEMLTGQPPYTADNPLSVAYRHVNEDVPPPSALVPGLPPAVDALVARATSRDPEQRPVDAEHFRRELLDTADRLGLPRTATPRPPGPPPPDDGATLPAGPLRHRPLDAAAPGPGGTRVQSRARGAHGTAVTPAGQPEPMTREELAGRRRRGRRVFALWMVLLLLLAALAGTGAWWLGSGRWTTMPAVTGLDRERATALVAESDLTPTVTERADDDVAPDLVAQVDPAPETRVLRGTTVTLVVSTGRPAVPDVPAGSAVDTAEDAVRRAGLTPVRSTSAEEFSTEVPAGAVIRTDPPAGTRLASGAAVTLVTSRGAEPAPPPPAPTAEPAAPTSVPFVIGMRADEAEALLRQDGFEVDIERSFPFGRRDGRVVGQDPGAGGDAEPGDTITLTVL, from the coding sequence ATGAGCTCACCGTCCGGTCCGGCCGACCCCGGCATCCCGGGTGGGGCCGGGCGGCTCGCCGCCGACGGCCCCGGCGAGGTGCTGCTCGACGGCCGTTACCGGGTCGGCCCGGTGCTGGCCCGCGGCGGCATGTCGACGGTGCACCACGGCACCGACACCCGTCTCGAACGCGCCGTCGCGATCAAGGTGATGGACCCGCGGATGGCCGGGGACCACGCGTTCCGCACCCGGTTCGACCGGGAGGCGCGGCTGGCCGCCCGGATCGACCACCCGTGCGTCGTCGCCGTCTACGACCGGGGCACCGTCCCCGCGGGCCCGCTGGGCGAGGCCAGCCTGTTCGTCGTCATGGAGCTGGTCGACGGCGGCACCCTGCGCGACGTGCTGCGCGCCCGCGGGGCGCTCGGGCTCCCGGCCGCGGTGCGGGTGCTCGAACCGGTCCTCGCCGGTCTGGCCCGCGCGCACCGGCTCGGCATGGTGCACCGCGACGTGAAGCCGGAGAACGTACTGATCTCCTCCGGCGGCGAGGTGAAGGTGGCCGACTTCGGCCTGCTCACCGCGGCCGCCGAGGCCGGGGTCAGCCACGCCGGGATGATCCTCGGGACGATGGCCTACCTCTCCCCCGAGCAGGTCGTGTCCGGCCGCGCCGACGGCCGCAGCGACGTCTACGCCGCCGGGGTCGTGCTCTACGAGATGCTGACCGGGCAGCCGCCCTACACCGCCGACAACCCGCTGTCGGTGGCCTACCGCCACGTGAACGAGGACGTGCCGCCGCCGTCGGCGCTGGTCCCGGGGCTGCCGCCGGCCGTGGACGCGCTCGTCGCCCGGGCCACCTCGCGGGACCCCGAGCAGCGCCCGGTCGACGCGGAGCACTTCCGCCGCGAGCTGCTGGACACGGCCGACCGGCTGGGCCTGCCCCGGACCGCGACGCCGCGCCCGCCCGGCCCGCCCCCGCCCGACGACGGCGCCACCCTCCCCGCGGGCCCCCTGCGCCACCGGCCGCTCGACGCCGCCGCGCCGGGCCCCGGCGGCACCCGGGTGCAGTCGCGGGCCCGCGGCGCGCACGGCACCGCCGTCACCCCCGCCGGGCAGCCGGAGCCGATGACCCGCGAGGAGCTGGCCGGGCGCCGCCGTCGCGGCCGCCGGGTGTTCGCGCTGTGGATGGTGCTGCTCCTGCTGCTGGCCGCGCTGGCCGGGACGGGCGCCTGGTGGCTCGGGTCGGGCCGCTGGACCACGATGCCCGCGGTCACCGGCCTGGACCGCGAGCGGGCGACCGCACTCGTCGCCGAGTCCGACCTGACGCCCACGGTCACCGAACGGGCCGACGACGACGTGGCGCCCGACCTCGTCGCGCAGGTGGACCCGGCCCCGGAGACCCGGGTGCTGCGCGGGACCACGGTCACCCTGGTGGTGTCCACCGGCCGTCCCGCGGTGCCCGACGTGCCCGCGGGCAGCGCCGTGGACACCGCGGAGGACGCCGTGCGCCGCGCCGGGCTGACCCCGGTGCGCTCGACGAGCGCCGAGGAGTTCAGCACCGAGGTCCCCGCCGGTGCGGTGATCCGCACCGACCCGCCCGCCGGGACCCGGCTCGCCAGTGGTGCCGCGGTCACCCTGGTGACCAGCCGGGGCGCCGAGCCGGCACCGCCGCCCCCGGCACCGACCGCCGAGCCCGCGGCGCCCACCTCCGTGCCGTTCGTGATCGGCATGCGGGCCGACGAGGCGGAGGCGCTGCTGCGTCAGGACGGCTTCGAGGTCGACATCGAGCGCAGCTTCCCCTTCGGTCGCCGCGACGGCCGCGTCGTCGGTCAGGACCCGGGGGCGGGCGGCGACGCCGAGCCCGGCGACACGATCACCCTGACCGTGCTCTGA
- the uriT gene encoding uridine transporter UriT codes for MTTPDRRPVVTLVVAVLAACVAFQLNASMLSPALVTMARELGTDDATVGLSQTMFFTLAAMFSLFLPRLSDIAGRRRVLLVMLAVMLVGSVVAALAVSVPMLFTGRALQGITGPVVPVCLLMLRSEIADPRRYGIVLGLITAVNGGVAGLDALLGGWLATHHGFRSIFWVIAAVTVVALVLVAVWGVESRPSQGARMDWRGVVPLVAAVGALLLAFDEAAALSDARWGRVAGYALLAVVAAVVFWRLQGRTAQPLVAPEDLRRRATWATLGTTLLTMTGVFAVVNGLVASIAQNPAAGFGLGADLTALALLAPYALIGWLVGPFAGRLAPVLGYRTVLRVGLAGSVVATALLAVVGVHSFAVLVVATLLLGVTYAGIANIMLNGLGVLLSPADRPGMLPGLNAGAFNLGAGISFVVLPAVQVAVGGAGQTGVGGYTAGMLVGAACTAGAFALSLLIPRPVAAETGAAHDVVDAR; via the coding sequence ATGACCACCCCCGACCGCCGCCCGGTCGTCACGCTCGTCGTGGCGGTGCTGGCCGCCTGCGTGGCCTTCCAGCTCAACGCCTCGATGCTCAGCCCCGCACTGGTCACCATGGCCCGCGAGCTGGGCACCGACGACGCCACCGTCGGCCTGTCCCAGACGATGTTCTTCACCCTCGCGGCGATGTTCTCGCTGTTCCTGCCGCGGCTGTCCGACATCGCGGGGCGCCGGCGGGTGCTGCTGGTGATGCTCGCGGTCATGCTGGTCGGCAGCGTCGTCGCCGCCCTCGCCGTCAGCGTGCCGATGCTGTTCACCGGCCGGGCCCTGCAGGGCATCACCGGGCCGGTCGTCCCGGTCTGCCTGCTCATGCTGCGCAGCGAGATCGCCGACCCGCGCCGCTACGGGATCGTGCTCGGCCTGATCACCGCCGTGAACGGCGGCGTGGCCGGTCTCGACGCGCTGCTCGGCGGCTGGCTGGCCACCCACCACGGCTTCCGCTCGATCTTCTGGGTCATCGCCGCGGTCACCGTCGTCGCGCTGGTGCTCGTCGCCGTGTGGGGGGTGGAGTCCCGCCCCTCGCAGGGCGCCCGGATGGACTGGCGCGGGGTCGTCCCGCTCGTCGCCGCGGTCGGCGCGCTGCTGCTGGCCTTCGACGAGGCCGCCGCGCTGTCCGACGCGCGCTGGGGCCGGGTCGCCGGGTACGCGCTGCTCGCCGTCGTCGCCGCGGTGGTGTTCTGGCGGCTGCAGGGCCGCACCGCGCAGCCGCTCGTCGCGCCCGAGGACCTGCGCCGGCGCGCCACCTGGGCCACGCTCGGCACCACGCTGCTGACCATGACCGGCGTGTTCGCCGTGGTCAACGGTCTGGTCGCCTCGATCGCGCAGAACCCGGCGGCCGGGTTCGGGCTCGGTGCGGACCTCACCGCGCTCGCGCTGCTCGCCCCCTACGCGCTGATCGGCTGGCTGGTCGGGCCGTTCGCCGGTCGCCTGGCCCCGGTGCTCGGCTACCGCACCGTGCTGCGGGTCGGGCTGGCCGGCAGTGTCGTCGCCACCGCGCTGCTGGCGGTCGTGGGCGTGCACTCGTTCGCGGTGCTGGTCGTCGCGACGCTGTTGCTCGGCGTCACCTACGCCGGCATCGCCAACATCATGCTCAACGGCCTGGGCGTGCTGCTCTCGCCCGCCGACCGGCCCGGCATGCTGCCCGGACTCAACGCCGGCGCGTTCAACCTCGGCGCCGGGATCAGCTTCGTGGTGCTGCCCGCGGTGCAGGTCGCCGTCGGCGGGGCCGGGCAGACCGGGGTCGGCGGCTACACCGCGGGCATGCTGGTCGGGGCCGCGTGCACCGCGGGAGCGTTCGCGCTGTCGCTGCTCATCCCGCGCCCGGTCGCCGCCGAGACCGGCGCCGCGCACGACGTGGTGGACGCCCGATGA
- the uriH gene encoding uridine-preferring nucleoside hydrolase UriH: MTEKIVLDCDPGHDDAIALLLAHGDPRIELLAVTTVVGNQTLDKVTRNALSVATLAGITGVPFAAGADRPLLREIAVAADIHGESGLDGPELPAPAFAAVDTHAVDLIVETVLAHEPGTVTLVPTGGLTNIALAARRAPEIVGRVKRVVLMGGGVAVGNRTPVAEFNIAIDPEAAAIVFEAGWEVVMVGLDLTHQALAGPEVRRAIRAVGTGPARFVDELLDFFAATYRDVQGFDAPPVHDPCAVAHVIDPTIVRAFPMPIVVETTGRHTTGMTVADRRGPAPQGCRTHAALELDHTRFWELVVDALRTIGDPATPAATVPADAAALAATEQIA; encoded by the coding sequence ATGACCGAGAAGATCGTCCTGGACTGCGATCCGGGCCACGACGACGCGATCGCGCTGCTGCTCGCCCACGGCGACCCGCGGATCGAGCTGCTCGCCGTCACCACGGTCGTCGGGAACCAGACGCTGGACAAGGTGACCCGCAACGCGCTCTCGGTCGCGACCCTGGCCGGGATCACCGGCGTGCCGTTCGCGGCCGGTGCCGACCGCCCGCTGCTGCGGGAGATCGCCGTCGCCGCCGACATCCACGGCGAGAGCGGCCTGGACGGCCCGGAGCTGCCCGCGCCGGCGTTCGCCGCGGTGGACACCCACGCCGTGGACCTCATCGTGGAGACCGTGCTGGCCCACGAGCCGGGCACCGTCACCCTCGTCCCCACCGGCGGGCTGACCAACATCGCGCTCGCCGCCCGGCGCGCCCCCGAGATCGTCGGCCGGGTCAAGCGGGTGGTGCTGATGGGCGGCGGCGTCGCCGTCGGCAACCGGACCCCGGTGGCCGAGTTCAACATCGCCATCGACCCCGAGGCCGCCGCGATCGTGTTCGAGGCGGGCTGGGAGGTGGTCATGGTCGGGCTCGACCTGACCCACCAGGCGCTGGCCGGTCCCGAGGTGCGCCGCGCGATCCGCGCCGTCGGGACCGGCCCGGCGCGCTTCGTCGACGAGCTGCTGGACTTCTTCGCCGCCACCTACCGCGACGTCCAGGGCTTCGACGCCCCGCCGGTGCACGACCCGTGCGCCGTCGCCCACGTCATCGACCCGACGATCGTGCGGGCGTTCCCGATGCCGATCGTCGTCGAGACCACGGGCCGGCACACCACCGGGATGACGGTCGCCGACCGGCGCGGCCCGGCCCCGCAGGGATGCCGCACGCACGCCGCGCTGGAGCTCGACCACACCCGGTTCTGGGAGCTCGTCGTGGACGCGCTGCGCACCATCGGCGACCCCGCCACCCCGGCCGCGACCGTCCCCGCCGACGCCGCCGCCCTCGCTGCAACGGAGCAGATCGCATGA
- a CDS encoding PfkB family carbohydrate kinase has protein sequence MSRVLVVGSLNADLVVRTERLPGPGETVAGSDLTVGPGGKGANQAVAAARLGAAAGVGVGMVGAVGDDDHGRTVRDAVAAAGADVDRVVVRTGAATGTAVITVDAAGDNTIVVSPGANAALEPGDLPAFDDVAVLTLCLEIGVPTVLAAARAARAAGTTVVLNLSPYAPVPAELLAATDVLVVNEHEAALLGGHPVPRSVVTRGAAGCEVHDAGAATVSTVDAMRADVVDTTGSGDAFLAAVAVRLAAGDDLPDAARYAVRAGALAVTVAGAQLPAIGDAERTRFGL, from the coding sequence ATGAGCCGGGTGCTGGTCGTCGGCTCGCTCAACGCCGACCTGGTGGTGCGCACCGAGCGCCTCCCGGGGCCGGGGGAGACCGTGGCCGGGTCGGACCTGACCGTGGGCCCCGGCGGCAAGGGTGCCAACCAGGCCGTCGCCGCCGCCCGGCTCGGGGCCGCCGCGGGGGTCGGCGTGGGCATGGTCGGCGCGGTCGGCGACGACGACCACGGCCGGACCGTCCGCGACGCCGTCGCCGCCGCCGGTGCCGACGTCGACCGGGTCGTGGTGCGGACCGGCGCGGCCACCGGCACCGCGGTCATCACCGTCGACGCCGCGGGCGACAACACGATCGTCGTCTCGCCCGGTGCCAACGCCGCCCTGGAGCCGGGGGACCTGCCCGCCTTCGACGACGTCGCGGTGCTGACCCTGTGCCTGGAGATCGGTGTCCCGACGGTGCTGGCCGCCGCCCGGGCCGCCCGAGCCGCCGGGACCACGGTGGTGCTGAACCTCTCGCCCTACGCCCCGGTGCCCGCCGAGCTGCTCGCCGCCACCGACGTGCTCGTGGTCAACGAGCACGAGGCCGCGCTGCTGGGCGGGCACCCGGTGCCCCGGTCGGTCGTGACACGCGGGGCCGCGGGCTGCGAGGTGCACGACGCGGGAGCGGCTACTGTGTCCACAGTGGATGCGATGCGGGCCGATGTGGTGGACACCACCGGGTCGGGCGACGCGTTCCTGGCGGCCGTCGCCGTGCGGCTCGCCGCGGGGGACGACCTGCCGGACGCCGCGCGTTACGCCGTGCGCGCCGGTGCCCTCGCGGTCACCGTCGCCGGGGCGCAGCTGCCCGCGATCGGCGACGCCGAGCGCACCCGTTTCGGGCTGTAG